From the genome of Ziziphus jujuba cultivar Dongzao chromosome 4, ASM3175591v1:
TTGAAGCTGTCTCTGGTAGATTGTAGTTGTGTTGTTAAAGAAATCTCCATAATCTTGGATGGAGGAACATCTTGGCTTTATCAAGGGTATGCATTTCATGTATCCAgtctttctctcaaaaaaaattttttttttttttcgtttttttgttttttcttatttctcttGGCAACTTCTGGTGTCACTTACTAATGCTAAATGTAGCCTCTTTCCTTTATGCACTGTAATCTAGTTTTTTGTTCACTGCGATAATTATCCTTCCTATCCAACTCAGTTGGCAACTTAGGTCTTTGAGAACATAGTTTTCAGACTACCCAACTTTAAtcaacaatttttttgtttttggtcaaTTTTATCAACAAAGTTTGGCTAATTACTTTTCGTTATATTTGCTTATACCTTTGTATAGACTTGTTATGGTCGTACTTATCATGCATTGACAAAATTCTTTATGAAGTGTCTCTCATAATGAATACTTGGACAACTCAACTTGTAACTGATTTACCACATCCCATCcttaattagttttaatttcagCATACAATGAAACTcttatttatccatttaatcATGCACACATTTAGGAAGGAATTGACTTGGTTTCTCTACACCTTGCTTTATTTCCCTTTCATGTTCCAAAAAAATTACGCTTGAGTAAGCACTATTCTCATAACTTTTCGCTAATTCaactagccttttttttttttttttttttttttcataacatGAAGGAAACCATTCTCTGCTGGAAAAGTAAGTAAAGCAAAAGTCTGATGTGTCTCTTAATTCATTTTAACTAGTGAAAATAGCCAGCCTTTTCATGATGTGTGCTTTCCCAGTGATGGTTTATCTGCGTGGAATTcataaaattgatcaaatttataattttaaataaatttcgaTTGCATATTGTAAGAAACATACACCGTTTCTGTGATTGTAATTCTTTTGCTGTTTCATCTGTTAGGATGTTTGATGCCTTTGAAGAACAAATAGGGTCTGCAGTGGAAAATGCTGTTACCAAGCAACTTAAAGAAGGGATTTTAAAGCTTGATTCTTTTCTGCAAGCTCTTCCAAAGGAAATTCCTTTAGATGATACTGCTTCCTTGAATGCTACTCTTGTGAATGACCCTTTACTGAGTAATTCTTCAATTGGGTTTGAGATTAACGGTTTATTTACTCCAAGAAAACAGGTCCTAGTCCCTAAATTCTATGACAAGGATTCACAACCTTTAGTTTCCTGTGGTAATTCATCAAAAATGCTTGGAATATCATTGGACGAGGCTGTATTTAACTCTATGTCAGCCTTATACTTCAACGTAAGTTTGTAAGATAGAAAATTTTGGGGAATACTGGAATTGCAATTATATGCTAGAAAATAATAACTATATCTTCAAAccttatatgcttaaaattttattactctGTCTTGAAAATTTATGTGCTCTTTTATTCTGTGACCCATCTTACCTTTCATTTGTATTTATCGTTATCTTTCTTTGGCCAGGCAGAATTTATGAAATGGATTGTGGATACAATACCAGATCAGTCTCTTTTGAATACTGCTGGATGGAAATTTATTGTTCCCCAATTATACAAGAAATACCCAAATGATGatatgaatttgaatatttcttTATCTTCTCCTCCAGTCATTAGGATCTCAGAGCATCATACCATTGATGTTACTGTCTATGCGGACTTGGTAATTGATGTTTTGGAAGCAGGGGAATCAATACCAGTTGCATGCATCTCACTGGTAAGTttataaagaaaaggaaaattgttaTACCATTCATCTTTGCTTTTCACTCTACTTTTATGTTTCTACAAGTCTTACAATCCCtctttttttctcaatatgtCTTTACAAAATATTCTTTGCCTTTCTTGGTCAGAATTCCATCAAAGCTATGCCATTTGATGTCATGTTGTTAATACAATAACATTATGTGactattgatttttaatagatttaaaatgagATGAACAGTCAGTAAGTTTTAAGGTTCTTCAACCAATGTTATTTTTGGGACATAGGAAAATATCCTTTCTGATCCCAGACCTTTAAGTTGGGCACACTACCGAAGAAATAATTGGGATTTTCAGTATAAGGTTGTGGACTTAATCGAATGTTGTTTTTGAGTGTGAATTTTATATTCCTGTGGACCTACATTATAGCTCATGAAATGCCCTTGCATTCGCAGTGTTCCTTGGGTGTGCTtccttttccaaaatttataatttatgcatgatgacatttctttttttttttttttttaaattacaattatgaaatgccactttttttttttttttttttctcttcttgactagcaattaatttttcttgatCATGCTAACTCTATTCCTCTCTTTTTGTATAGGTAATTCGTGCCTCAGGTTTCGTCAAAATCTCAGGGAATAATCTTGCTGGAAGTGTGAAATTGAAAGACTTTACAATGTCATTGAAGTGGAGCAATATTGGTAATCTGCGCATGTATCTAATTCAGGTATTCATGTTTATAATGcttactcaaataaaaattaatcctTGCACCTTTCACAAGTTTAAAaggttaattttcaattattgcaGCCAATGATGTGGACTGTTATCCAAACTGTTTTCTTGCCATATGCAAACTCACGCCTTGGAAAAGGATTCCCATTGCCAATCGTTCACGGTTTTACTTTACAAAATGCTGCTCTAATCTGCTCAAATTCAAGAGTTACGGTTTGTGGCGATGTAACGTATACAGAATGAAACAAGCAACTGCTGATCCACTTCCAGTACATACACACAACAGGAATTACTCCGTGGGATGAAAGGAAAGATCAATCTTCTCTCTCTGTAGTTTGTAAAATGTTGTTGCTCATTAGGGGTCTGGGGGCAACTCTTCAGGCACTCGGAATTTGCAAATTGTGGCACAGTTATTTGTATGTTACAAGAATATCAGTGTAAATTTTATCGAACTGTACAAGCATACAAAACTCCACTTGACAATTTGTGAATAGGGGAACTCATATTTATGCTCAAATTGATATGTGGATGAGTAACAATTCTTGGGTAAAGATTCAAAGTTGATTCTGGAGTAGGATTCAATGTCTACGATGTACCACTGTGGTTCGATACAAATAGAGCTGGTAAATTTTATTTCtacttcgatttttttttttttttttccttctctcctTCTTGGTGAAAGTATCTACTTAGAATTTGATTGTGTTTTCGAAAGAGAAGTGCATAAAGCTGTTGAACATTTTGGGACGTCTTCCATTCTCTCTGATACTCAATTGCAAGCTTGCACCCAAAAACAAGCTCTGCATttcaaccaaaataaataaataaataaaaacgaaaagaaaagcTCTGCATTAGAAATTGGCtgggaaaaggaaaaacacTTATAATTACCGTTAAACCATTATTAAGTTTTGGTAAGAGGAAAATGAATACTATAAAAACAGAGTAGAGAGCTTTGACAGGGCTGTACTGGGTCTATAAATACGCAATATTTTGTGGGCTTAAATTGGATACacatccccaaaaaaataaaataaagtaaaatttcCGGAACTTGGTTTGCTCCTTTAGACCAACAAAAACACGAAGCGCTGTGATACTGATAAACCTTTCTTAaaccctctttctctctcca
Proteins encoded in this window:
- the LOC107417389 gene encoding putative BPI/LBP family protein At1g04970 isoform X1, coding for MAPPLPTILLLLMASFFIPTHTHLDSTDQAFTSLVISQQGLDFLKDLLTSKAVSSIISLKLPRIEKTVEIPFLGNVHMVLWNITINEVGVGSSYIKPGDTGIAMIASGMTCNMSMNWHYSYSTWLFPFVVSDEGGASIGVEGMEVGLTLDLEIQEGTLKLSLVDCSCVVKEISIILDGGTSWLYQGMFDAFEEQIGSAVENAVTKQLKEGILKLDSFLQALPKEIPLDDTASLNATLVNDPLLSNSSIGFEINGLFTPRKQVLVPKFYDKDSQPLVSCGNSSKMLGISLDEAVFNSMSALYFNAEFMKWIVDTIPDQSLLNTAGWKFIVPQLYKKYPNDDMNLNISLSSPPVIRISEHHTIDVTVYADLVIDVLEAGESIPVACISLVIRASGFVKISGNNLAGSVKLKDFTMSLKWSNIGNLRMYLIQPMMWTVIQTVFLPYANSRLGKGFPLPIVHGFTLQNAALICSNSRVTVCGDVTYTE
- the LOC107417389 gene encoding putative BPI/LBP family protein At1g04970 isoform X2, with product MEVGLTLDLEIQEGTLKLSLVDCSCVVKEISIILDGGTSWLYQGMFDAFEEQIGSAVENAVTKQLKEGILKLDSFLQALPKEIPLDDTASLNATLVNDPLLSNSSIGFEINGLFTPRKQVLVPKFYDKDSQPLVSCGNSSKMLGISLDEAVFNSMSALYFNAEFMKWIVDTIPDQSLLNTAGWKFIVPQLYKKYPNDDMNLNISLSSPPVIRISEHHTIDVTVYADLVIDVLEAGESIPVACISLVIRASGFVKISGNNLAGSVKLKDFTMSLKWSNIGNLRMYLIQPMMWTVIQTVFLPYANSRLGKGFPLPIVHGFTLQNAALICSNSRVTVCGDVTYTE